The Bacteroidota bacterium genomic sequence GGAAAGTGAGATTGCGAGAGAAATAGCAGCAGAATTAAAAATTACACTTACTCCTGCAGAAATAAAAAAGATTGAAAAAGTACCAACAAAAAATCTTGAAGCCTATAACTACTATTTATTAGGTCGACATTTCTGGAATAAACGTACACTTGAAAATTATAATAAAAGTATTTACTATTATGAAAAAGCCATTCAAAAAGACTCGACATATGGACTTGCATATGCCGGAATGGCAGACACATACCACCTTATATCTATACAGGGATCATCAGAAAACAGGAATAAATTGAGAGATAAAACCGTAGAATTAACACAAAAAGCCTTAGAATTTGATGAAAACCTCGCAATGGTCCATACTGTTTTAGGAAGCATCTACACCTACAATGACCATGAATGGGAAAAGGCTGAAAAAGAATTTCTGAAAGCGATAGAACTTGACCCTAATTACCCGACTGCACACCAGTACTATGCAGAACTTCTGAGAATACTTTGCAGGCACCAAGAGGCCAGAAAACATATTAACACAGCACTAGAACTCGATCCTCTTTCATTTGTTATTAAATACCAAAGCGCCAAATCATATTTTAATCAAGGTAATTTCGAAGAAGCGCTCAAAGGAAGTCAACAGTGTCATGATTTGATTAAAGATCACCCCTGGCTTGCGGGTTTGGATTTTAACATATATTATTTTGCTGGCATGGAGTTGGAAGCACTTGAAAAATTCAAAAAATATAATCTTCAGATAAAAAGTTTTAATTCTTCGGAGGAAATAGACAGTGTTTATAAGGCTTCGGGTTTTGACGGGTTATTTAGATCGTGGATTGAACATGCTCCTGGTGACATTTATTTACATGCCCAAATATACAGCTGTATTGGCGAATATGATAAAGCCCTGGACTTATTGGAACAATTGTGTGAAGAAAAAAAAATCTCTACCAGTGTAGGATACATAATAGATTTCAAGCCTTTACACTCCCATCCAAGATTTATTGCAATATTGGAAAAAATGAATTTGACGGGTAAATATCCCGGGTACTAAAACAAAATATTGTGAAATAACCCTTGGCGTAAATACATAAATAATTATTTGTAAACGATTATTAATCATTCGAAAAATCAATATATATTAACTTAGCTACATTAAGATTTAGCCTACAATAATGCAGGTATTAGTGAATAATTAAGACTGACAATAGCTCTAAACAAATACTCAATTCCATATTTTTGCCGAAATTTAATTACTCTATGATAAATTACCTTTCAGTAGAAAATATATCTAAACATGCATTATTGAAGTTTTTTCCGATATTTCATAGTTTGTTGTACATAAATCATCAATGGACAAATTATGAATATCATAATTGCCCGTTATTCGGGCAAATACTTCAAGTTCTTTAGTGCTTACACTTAAGAAATTCTCTATTCTTTTGGATGATTTATCAATATCAATACGTTTTCTCAGTTCAGGATCCTGAGTTGCAATTCCAACCGGACATTTACCGGTATTACATATCCTGTATTGCTGGCAACCTCCGGCAATCATTGCCGAAGTTGCAATTGCAACAGCCGATGCACCTAGGGCAATGGCTTTTGTAAAATCGGGTGATATCCTCAGCCCTCCTGTTATAATAAGTGATATATCTGTCCGCTTATGTTTTTTCAAAAACATACTTGCTCTGTAGAGTGCAAATAACGTTGGTACAGATGTATTGTCCTTAATAAATTTTGGAGCGGAACCTGTAGCCCCTCCTCTACCGTCAATTGTAATAAAATCAGGGTTTGCATAAATAATAACCTCAAGATCCTGTTCTATATTTCCTGCTGCAATCTTTACTCCTATAGGCTTTCCTTCCGATTTATTGCGAAGCCAGTCAACTTTACTCTTTAGCTCTTCTTTGTTTCTGATATCTTCGTAAGAAGATGGACTGTGAATGTCTTTACCTGCCTCACGCCCCCTTATTTCAGCAATTTCACCGGTAACTTTATTGCCGGGCAAATGTCCACCCATTCCGGGTTTTGCCGACTGACCAATTTTTATTTCTATTGCATCAACCTTTTTTAGATTGTTGTCTGTTAAGCTATACTTATTAGGGATATATTCAAAAATATATTTATATGCATTTGCAAGTTCATCCGGGAGAATACCTCCTTCTCCGGAACATATTACAGTATTAACACTTGCACTTCCTTTAGCCAATGCAATCTTGAATTCTTTTGACAGGGCACCAAACGACATGTGGCTTATAATTATTGGCGTATCAATCACCAACGGGTGTTTTGCATTTTTGCCAATAATAGTTTTTGTATTAATATCAACATTGTCATTTATTGGAATCTTAGCCAATTGAGCTCCTTTAATAAGAATGTCATTCCATGAAACAACAGTTTTAGTTGTTTTCATAGGCTCCATTATTGACTTGCCGGTTTTTGAAATTTGATGAATATCGCTTAAATATTCCTCATATTTATCCGATGTCTTAGACCATTTATCTAAGTAATTATCTTTGGAAACATTTTGATTATCCTCATTCTGAGTTGAGGAAGAAAGGGCTTCTTTTTTTTCGAAAAAAGATTTGTCAACACCACAATCCGGGCAAACCCAGTCGTCAGGTAAATCGCTCCATTTAGTTCCTTCTTTACTCTCACTATATTCAAACCCACAAGCTTGACAAATATATTCAGCCATGTCTTATCAAGTTAAATAAACACCATTTTTTAGCAAATTGTAAGTTACTCTATTTTTTATTTAACAAATCTATATTTTTATAATATTTGTTTTTGAACTTATTTTTATCCCAACATTACATAATTGTATACTTAAAGCTACAGGGGATATAGTAATAATTTAGTTACAGTTCTCACAAAAAAAAACAGATGTTCCAATTCTGAATAAACAATATTTCTTTTACTTTTCCACATGACTATAAATAAGTGTTTCAAGGTTAGGACTATATATGATACTTGCTAAGTATTCCATACAAAGCCCCTAAGACGCAAAGTTTGTTTCTTTGTGGGATTTTTAGAATTATGATACACAATACCTTTCAACAAACTCTCAATTCCATATCTTTGCCAAAATTTAATTATTCTATGATAAATTACCTTTCAGTAGAAAATATTTCTAAATCATTTGGTGTAAGAACACTTTTTGAGGACATTAACTTTGGAATTAACCAGGGGAAAAAAGTTGCATTTATTGCAAAAAACGGAACCGGAAAATCCAGTCTTATTAATATTATCACTCAAAAAGACAGTCCCGATACCGGACAGGTAGTTTACAGAAAGGGCTTAAAAGTTGCATATCTGGAACAGGAACCGGTTTTAGATCAGGAATCAACTGTTGAAGAAGTAATTTACTCGGCCGATAATCCGGTAATGGACACTATCAGGCAT encodes the following:
- a CDS encoding glutamate synthase-related protein, producing the protein MAEYICQACGFEYSESKEGTKWSDLPDDWVCPDCGVDKSFFEKKEALSSSTQNEDNQNVSKDNYLDKWSKTSDKYEEYLSDIHQISKTGKSIMEPMKTTKTVVSWNDILIKGAQLAKIPINDNVDINTKTIIGKNAKHPLVIDTPIIISHMSFGALSKEFKIALAKGSASVNTVICSGEGGILPDELANAYKYIFEYIPNKYSLTDNNLKKVDAIEIKIGQSAKPGMGGHLPGNKVTGEIAEIRGREAGKDIHSPSSYEDIRNKEELKSKVDWLRNKSEGKPIGVKIAAGNIEQDLEVIIYANPDFITIDGRGGATGSAPKFIKDNTSVPTLFALYRASMFLKKHKRTDISLIITGGLRISPDFTKAIALGASAVAIATSAMIAGGCQQYRICNTGKCPVGIATQDPELRKRIDIDKSSKRIENFLSVSTKELEVFARITGNYDIHNLSIDDLCTTNYEISEKTSIMHV